A single region of the Halopiger xanaduensis SH-6 genome encodes:
- a CDS encoding dipeptide epimerase has translation MADTDLETRFERHALPLEYPFGISRGTRSETEVVTVHVEDGDGNVGIGAAGPSAHYGETAATVEAVLPDLLAVVEDVGDTHQLERIERRMRETVERNPAARTAVSIACHDLVAKRLEVPLYRYWGLDPAETLETSYTIGLDDLETMREKTETALERGYGRLKVKLGTDRDIEIVETIRDVAPEVDLFVDANEAWTPREAVARIERLAEYDLEFVEQPVPAENPEGLRFVYERSPLPIAADESCVTLEDVPRIADRCDIANLKLMKCGGLREARRMISTARAHGLEVMLGCMTESDASIAAACHLAPLLDYADLDGALLLAEDPYDGVPMPDGRIDLAGLERSGTGARLE, from the coding sequence ATGGCCGACACCGACCTCGAGACGCGCTTCGAACGACACGCGCTCCCCCTCGAGTACCCGTTCGGCATCTCCCGCGGCACGCGATCCGAAACCGAAGTCGTAACGGTGCACGTCGAAGACGGGGACGGGAACGTGGGCATCGGCGCCGCCGGCCCCTCCGCCCACTACGGCGAGACCGCGGCGACCGTCGAGGCGGTGCTTCCCGACCTGCTCGCGGTCGTCGAAGACGTCGGCGATACCCACCAGCTCGAGCGGATCGAACGCCGCATGCGCGAGACGGTCGAACGCAACCCGGCTGCCCGGACCGCCGTGAGCATCGCCTGCCACGACCTCGTGGCGAAGCGACTCGAGGTGCCGCTCTACCGCTACTGGGGCCTCGATCCCGCCGAGACGCTCGAGACCTCCTACACGATCGGCCTCGACGACCTCGAGACGATGCGCGAGAAGACCGAGACGGCGCTCGAGCGCGGCTACGGTCGGCTCAAGGTCAAACTGGGGACGGACCGCGATATCGAGATCGTCGAGACGATCCGGGATGTCGCGCCCGAGGTCGACCTGTTCGTCGACGCCAACGAGGCCTGGACGCCCCGCGAGGCGGTCGCGCGGATCGAGCGGCTCGCCGAGTACGACCTCGAGTTCGTCGAACAGCCCGTCCCCGCGGAGAACCCCGAGGGGCTGCGGTTCGTCTACGAGCGCTCGCCGCTGCCGATCGCCGCCGACGAGTCCTGCGTTACGCTCGAGGACGTGCCGCGGATCGCTGATCGGTGCGACATCGCGAACCTGAAGCTGATGAAGTGCGGGGGGCTGCGGGAGGCCCGGCGGATGATCAGCACCGCACGCGCGCACGGTCTCGAGGTCATGCTCGGCTGTATGACCGAGTCCGACGCCTCGATTGCGGCGGCCTGTCACCTCGCGCCGCTGCTGGACTACGCCGACCTCGACGGCGCGCTGTTGCTCGCCGA
- a CDS encoding DUF1611 domain-containing protein has protein sequence MAIAILSHEKFPHRAKTALGVLRYGDYDVAAVLDRDNAGERVADFVPDVQDAPIVEGTDDLEADEIDTLLIGISPIGGEFDESWREDVETALERGCDIVSGLHYFLAEDEEFARLAEEHGCELRDVRKPPEDLTVSEGVAGEVDADVILTVGTDCSTGKMTTTMELARNARDAGYDAAVIPTGQTGIMIEGWGNPIDRVVSDFTAGAVEEMILEKGNEHDYLFVEGQGSIVHPAYSAVTCGILHGAMPDKLVLCHNAGQETIHGYESFELPPISTYVDLYERLSAPVSDAEIAAGAINTSDLEDDAAEDAVAEYADELDAPATDVIRFDTDAVLEALLED, from the coding sequence ATGGCAATCGCGATTCTCTCCCACGAGAAGTTTCCCCACCGGGCAAAGACCGCACTCGGCGTCCTCCGGTACGGCGACTACGACGTCGCCGCCGTGTTAGACCGCGACAACGCCGGCGAGCGCGTCGCCGACTTCGTCCCCGACGTACAGGACGCGCCCATCGTCGAGGGCACCGACGACCTCGAGGCCGACGAGATCGACACCCTGCTGATCGGTATCTCCCCGATCGGCGGCGAATTCGACGAGAGTTGGCGCGAGGACGTGGAGACGGCCCTCGAGCGCGGCTGCGACATCGTCTCGGGGCTGCACTACTTCCTCGCCGAGGACGAGGAGTTCGCCCGCCTGGCCGAGGAACACGGCTGCGAACTCCGGGACGTCCGGAAACCCCCCGAAGACCTGACGGTCAGCGAGGGCGTCGCCGGCGAGGTCGACGCCGACGTGATCCTCACCGTCGGCACCGACTGCTCGACCGGGAAGATGACGACGACGATGGAACTGGCCCGCAACGCCCGCGACGCGGGGTACGACGCCGCCGTGATCCCCACCGGCCAGACCGGCATCATGATCGAGGGCTGGGGGAACCCGATCGACCGCGTCGTCAGCGACTTCACCGCGGGCGCCGTCGAGGAGATGATCCTCGAGAAAGGGAACGAACACGACTACCTGTTCGTCGAGGGCCAGGGCAGCATCGTCCACCCCGCCTACTCGGCGGTCACCTGCGGCATCCTCCACGGCGCGATGCCCGACAAACTGGTGCTGTGTCACAACGCCGGCCAGGAGACCATCCACGGCTACGAGTCGTTCGAGCTGCCGCCGATCTCGACCTACGTCGACCTCTACGAGCGCCTCTCCGCGCCCGTCAGCGACGCCGAGATCGCCGCCGGCGCGATCAACACCTCGGACCTCGAGGACGACGCGGCCGAAGACGCGGTCGCCGAATACGCCGACGAACTCGACGCGCCGGCGACGGACGTCATCCGCTTCGACACCGACGCGGTGCTCGAGGCGCTGCTGGAGGACTGA
- a CDS encoding Vms1/Ankzf1 family peptidyl-tRNA hydrolase: MFDLDVLLGRAELKERIDELEDETDRLRERYEAESERRAEAARARQEAEEEVNRLEDRIAQLEGELEQVDDDGAGGVEIRRRERLRGRRLEDVLDRLESFRSDAEGALTTVVAADADRDDLDGDLTDLLGDRTTLLADAAPCVCCVDDAGLVSVALEPPVLPDDRDPGWNDRFAFEREWFLPTGRYALAVVRTDLFALGIYEDGERVDYRGFESDVKGSHSKGGFSQARFERLRNEQIDEHLDECRETLEEYVGAQAQSGRAAVDRLFLVGQRGVVDTLVDESGPELEPDATAAVDATGDPKPALEDAHHSFWTTELHVL; this comes from the coding sequence ATGTTCGACCTCGACGTGCTGCTCGGCCGCGCCGAACTCAAGGAGCGCATCGACGAACTCGAGGACGAGACCGACCGACTGCGCGAACGCTACGAAGCCGAGTCCGAACGCCGAGCCGAGGCCGCACGAGCCAGACAGGAAGCCGAGGAGGAGGTAAACCGGCTCGAGGACCGGATCGCCCAACTCGAAGGGGAACTCGAGCAGGTCGACGACGACGGCGCCGGCGGCGTCGAGATCCGTCGACGCGAGCGCCTCCGCGGGCGGCGGCTCGAGGACGTGCTGGACCGGCTCGAGTCGTTTCGCAGCGATGCCGAAGGCGCGCTGACGACCGTTGTAGCGGCAGACGCCGACCGGGACGATCTCGACGGTGATCTCACCGACCTGCTGGGCGATCGAACTACCCTGCTCGCCGACGCCGCCCCCTGCGTCTGCTGCGTCGACGACGCCGGCCTCGTCTCGGTGGCGCTCGAGCCGCCGGTGCTCCCCGACGACCGCGACCCCGGCTGGAACGACCGGTTCGCCTTCGAGCGGGAGTGGTTCCTGCCGACCGGGCGCTACGCGCTCGCGGTGGTTCGGACCGACCTGTTCGCGCTCGGGATCTACGAGGACGGCGAGCGGGTCGACTACCGCGGCTTCGAGAGCGACGTGAAGGGCAGCCACTCGAAGGGGGGCTTCTCGCAGGCCCGCTTCGAGCGACTCCGCAACGAGCAGATCGACGAGCACTTAGACGAGTGTCGAGAGACGCTCGAGGAGTACGTCGGCGCGCAAGCGCAATCAGGCCGCGCGGCCGTCGATCGACTCTTCCTCGTCGGCCAGCGCGGCGTCGTGGACACGCTGGTCGACGAATCCGGTCCCGAACTCGAGCCCGACGCGACCGCCGCGGTCGACGCGACCGGCGACCCGAAGCCGGCGCTCGAGGACGCTCACCACTCGTTCTGGACGACGGAGTTGCACGTGCTGTGA
- a CDS encoding DUF5802 family protein, with the protein MFEVFSRSYYLGRLYVTPTDRDRALMQREQHERINEEVYASGEGLEPLDSPLVMKLESQHFPVHGDEGVPANTLALPESLLEGTEIRNPPALQEVFLARRERARQLLEYAGGWEPGTAAVPDTDDYPNAGT; encoded by the coding sequence ATGTTCGAAGTGTTCTCACGGAGCTACTACCTCGGTCGCCTCTACGTGACCCCGACCGATCGAGATCGGGCACTCATGCAGCGTGAGCAACACGAGCGGATCAACGAGGAAGTCTACGCGAGCGGCGAGGGCCTCGAGCCGCTGGATTCGCCGCTGGTGATGAAACTCGAGTCCCAGCACTTCCCGGTCCACGGGGACGAGGGCGTGCCGGCGAACACGCTCGCGCTGCCCGAATCGCTGCTCGAGGGCACCGAGATCCGGAACCCGCCCGCTCTGCAGGAGGTGTTCCTCGCGCGGCGCGAGCGGGCGCGACAACTGCTCGAGTACGCCGGCGGCTGGGAGCCGGGAACGGCGGCGGTACCGGATACTGACGATTATCCGAACGCCGGTACCTGA
- a CDS encoding ArsR family transcriptional regulator, whose product MDSAALLDLLGNENRRRILRLLARKPCYVTEISEYLGVSPKAVIEHLRKLEDAGLIESHVDEQRRKYFHIARNVRLEVNVSPYGFASKSAYPANSSFDITTCRHLTLDVSWSDTDDLDELLHALEDLEQLENELSLAQRWVQGRLCDVLDRISENVGTGPESRIYADLLASIRSEPKSVGDLSEEIDAPREVVAELLESMADEGIVRRTERGWELTTEAETEPNG is encoded by the coding sequence ATGGACTCCGCCGCGCTGTTGGATTTACTGGGGAACGAAAACCGGCGGCGAATTCTCCGGTTACTCGCCCGCAAACCCTGCTACGTAACCGAGATCTCCGAGTATCTCGGAGTGAGTCCGAAAGCGGTCATCGAACACCTGCGCAAGCTCGAGGACGCGGGCTTGATCGAGAGCCACGTCGACGAGCAGCGCCGCAAGTACTTCCACATCGCCCGGAACGTCCGGCTCGAGGTGAACGTCTCACCGTACGGGTTCGCGAGCAAGAGCGCCTATCCCGCGAACAGCAGCTTCGATATCACGACCTGTCGGCACCTCACGCTGGACGTTTCCTGGAGCGACACCGACGACTTAGACGAGTTGCTGCACGCGCTCGAGGACCTCGAGCAACTGGAGAACGAACTCTCGCTGGCCCAGCGGTGGGTGCAGGGCCGGCTGTGCGACGTGCTCGATCGGATCTCCGAGAACGTCGGCACCGGTCCCGAGAGCCGAATCTACGCGGATCTACTGGCGAGCATCCGATCGGAACCCAAATCGGTCGGCGACCTGAGCGAGGAGATCGACGCGCCGCGCGAGGTCGTCGCGGAACTCCTCGAGTCGATGGCCGACGAGGGGATCGTCCGGCGGACCGAACGCGGCTGGGAGTTGACGACCGAGGCGGAGACGGAACCGAACGGGTGA
- the gatD gene encoding Glu-tRNA(Gln) amidotransferase subunit GatD, with product MNPGDRVRVDREDRTYEGVVLPSSTDDHLVVKLEGGYNVGVDRDEAAVEVLAEGAYEIDGTDSVGSEDDEDGEASEIEFDEDLPTISLISTGGTIASTVDYRTGAVTAQFDAEDVLRAVPDLAGRANYRGRVVANILSENMEPPIWRELAEAVREEIEAGADGVVVMHGTDTMQYSAAALAFMLETPVPIVFTGSQRSADRPSSDNVMNAVSAVEAAKSDCAEVLVCMHGSESDDVCALHRGTRVRKNHTSRRDAFETIGAESLGTVDYETETVEFRRDYQQRGDTDLAIEPELEDDVELLKFTPGMDPQFLDVVEGSEGLIIEGTGLGHVHTDLIPRIEELIEDGTTVVMTSQCLEGRVCDRVYDTGRDLLDAGVIEAGDTLPGTAKVKLMWALENSADVEEAMSTSLAGELQERSVPWE from the coding sequence ATGAATCCAGGCGATCGCGTTCGGGTCGACCGCGAAGATCGCACGTACGAAGGCGTCGTGCTCCCCTCGAGCACGGACGACCACCTCGTAGTGAAACTCGAGGGCGGCTACAACGTCGGGGTCGACCGCGACGAGGCCGCAGTCGAGGTGCTCGCGGAGGGCGCCTACGAGATCGACGGCACCGACTCCGTTGGGAGCGAGGACGACGAGGACGGAGAGGCCTCCGAGATCGAGTTCGACGAGGACCTGCCGACGATCTCGCTGATCTCGACCGGCGGGACCATCGCCTCGACGGTCGACTACCGAACCGGCGCCGTCACGGCGCAGTTCGACGCCGAGGACGTCCTGCGGGCCGTCCCCGATCTGGCGGGCCGCGCGAACTACCGCGGCCGCGTCGTCGCCAACATCCTCTCGGAGAACATGGAGCCGCCGATCTGGCGGGAACTCGCCGAGGCGGTCCGCGAGGAGATCGAGGCCGGCGCCGACGGCGTCGTCGTCATGCACGGGACCGACACGATGCAGTACTCCGCCGCCGCGCTCGCGTTCATGCTCGAGACGCCGGTCCCGATCGTCTTCACGGGCAGCCAGCGCTCGGCGGACCGTCCCTCCTCCGATAACGTGATGAACGCCGTCTCGGCCGTCGAAGCAGCCAAGAGCGACTGCGCCGAGGTGCTGGTCTGCATGCACGGCTCCGAGAGCGACGACGTCTGCGCGCTCCACCGCGGCACCCGCGTCCGGAAGAACCACACCTCCCGGCGCGACGCCTTCGAGACGATCGGCGCGGAGTCGCTGGGAACCGTCGACTACGAAACTGAGACCGTCGAATTCCGCCGCGACTATCAGCAGCGCGGCGACACCGACCTCGCAATCGAGCCCGAACTCGAGGACGACGTCGAACTTCTGAAGTTCACGCCCGGCATGGATCCCCAGTTCCTCGACGTCGTCGAGGGGTCGGAAGGCCTGATCATCGAGGGGACCGGCCTCGGACACGTCCACACGGACCTCATCCCCCGCATCGAGGAACTGATCGAGGACGGGACGACCGTCGTCATGACGAGTCAGTGCCTCGAGGGTCGGGTCTGCGACCGCGTCTACGATACGGGCCGCGACCTGCTGGACGCCGGCGTCATCGAGGCCGGCGACACCCTGCCCGGCACCGCGAAGGTCAAGCTGATGTGGGCGCTCGAGAACAGCGCGGACGTCGAGGAGGCGATGAGCACCTCGCTGGCCGGCGAACTGCAGGAGCGCTCCGTCCCCTGGGAATAG
- a CDS encoding GNAT family N-acetyltransferase, with translation MNIRRATHDDYEAVADFTSDIWTDRGGDYIPRIYHDWLEDEPGQGKKTFLAEIDGEAAGIVQAVMLSEDEAWFQGMRVAAEHRRKGVSTRLNEACFEWAREHGATVARVMIFSWNAASFGATRANGYEPLAEFRFAQPDPATDADLDAELDGYRVSSDPTAAWRYWTHSDAREHLDGLGLAPEESWAVRELTREDFDRLADESAVFAVESEDGLAGAAYRSRTYERTVDDAEGDSSEDEPTTETWAEYGVGAWNSVDAARALFAAIARDAADCGADKTRVLIPETPRYVTDAPYAGVGISEEPDFVLGIDLTT, from the coding sequence ATGAACATCCGACGCGCGACACACGACGATTACGAGGCCGTCGCCGACTTCACGAGCGACATCTGGACGGACCGCGGCGGCGACTACATCCCGCGGATCTACCACGACTGGCTCGAGGACGAACCCGGCCAGGGCAAGAAGACCTTCCTCGCCGAAATCGACGGCGAGGCCGCCGGCATCGTGCAGGCGGTGATGCTCTCCGAGGACGAGGCCTGGTTCCAGGGGATGCGCGTCGCCGCCGAGCACCGCCGCAAGGGCGTGAGCACTCGGCTCAACGAGGCGTGTTTCGAGTGGGCCCGCGAGCACGGTGCGACCGTCGCGCGGGTGATGATCTTCTCGTGGAACGCGGCTTCCTTCGGCGCGACGCGAGCCAACGGCTACGAGCCGCTCGCCGAGTTCCGGTTCGCACAGCCCGACCCCGCAACCGACGCGGACCTCGATGCGGAGCTGGACGGATATCGCGTCTCGAGCGATCCGACGGCCGCGTGGCGCTACTGGACCCACAGCGACGCCCGCGAGCACCTCGACGGGCTCGGCCTCGCCCCCGAAGAGTCGTGGGCCGTCCGCGAACTGACGCGCGAGGATTTCGACCGGCTCGCGGACGAGAGCGCCGTCTTCGCGGTCGAAAGCGAGGACGGGCTCGCAGGTGCCGCCTACCGGTCGCGGACCTACGAGCGCACGGTCGACGACGCGGAGGGCGACTCGAGCGAAGACGAACCGACCACCGAAACGTGGGCCGAGTACGGCGTCGGCGCGTGGAACAGCGTCGACGCCGCGCGGGCGCTGTTCGCGGCCATCGCTCGAGACGCGGCCGACTGCGGCGCGGACAAGACGCGCGTGCTGATCCCGGAAACGCCGCGGTACGTCACCGATGCGCCCTACGCCGGCGTCGGCATCTCCGAAGAGCCGGACTTCGTGCTCGGCATCGATCTCACGACCTGA
- a CDS encoding ubiquitin-like small modifier protein 1 — translation MPIEWKLFADLAERTGDKHVTVDAAAGDTVGDALDALLAEHAELEGRVLDEEGDDLRSQINVLRNGTNVREEEGLETELEEGDELALFPPVSGG, via the coding sequence ATGCCTATCGAGTGGAAACTCTTCGCCGACCTCGCCGAACGGACGGGCGACAAACACGTAACCGTCGACGCGGCCGCCGGCGATACCGTCGGGGACGCCCTCGACGCCCTCCTTGCGGAGCACGCCGAACTCGAGGGTCGCGTGCTCGACGAGGAGGGCGACGACCTCCGATCACAGATCAACGTCCTGCGCAACGGCACGAACGTCCGCGAGGAGGAGGGCCTCGAGACGGAACTCGAAGAGGGCGACGAACTGGCGCTGTTCCCGCCGGTCAGCGGCGGGTAA
- a CDS encoding TrkA C-terminal domain-containing protein — protein MIGPTPMIDLSAIGIEDLQSISSETLLDAVIGIIGFSLLAAGTGAIAAIAFRWYSDDEIPDGVAILLGISPVALLMNTQAALRDAVLGQSEMLEPEAAVITIAALVASGIAADAGRRTGDYLAREMFLVTAPRTINDVGQLLRSAGRVVSVELPEEIEDVDGYDPVDEATKAELAGETFLFPRRLPADQLRERLIDRLERDHGIGYVEVELTSKKTVEYLAVGSRPAGIGPTLAPGTVAVAVSGDPAPDASPGDTVRIWGRDGGDGKGDSGDENNGTSGPMRRLAEGELRATAGDVATVAVDADDAAALEPGADYRLVTRPDTPGTERELVSLLRTANDTVTTLPIDADSGLAGEAVGSLPVLVVALERAGDGDPVALPAADVRLEAGDTAYVLGRPDALRRIAETERTDGGDGDGDDGRDEQGRSRERERERDRTAEPTRDPTRSD, from the coding sequence ATGATCGGCCCGACACCGATGATCGACCTCTCCGCCATTGGAATAGAGGACCTGCAATCGATCTCGTCCGAGACGCTGCTCGACGCGGTAATCGGCATCATCGGGTTCAGCCTGCTCGCGGCCGGAACGGGGGCGATCGCGGCTATCGCGTTCCGCTGGTACAGCGACGACGAGATCCCCGACGGCGTCGCGATACTGCTCGGCATCTCGCCCGTCGCGCTCCTGATGAACACGCAGGCCGCGCTGCGGGACGCGGTGCTCGGGCAGTCGGAGATGCTCGAGCCCGAAGCCGCCGTCATCACGATCGCCGCGCTCGTCGCCAGCGGGATCGCCGCCGACGCCGGCCGCCGGACGGGCGACTACCTCGCTCGAGAGATGTTCCTGGTCACCGCGCCGCGGACGATCAACGACGTCGGCCAACTGCTCCGGTCGGCGGGCCGGGTCGTCAGCGTCGAACTCCCCGAGGAGATCGAGGACGTCGACGGCTACGACCCCGTCGACGAGGCGACGAAGGCGGAATTAGCGGGCGAAACGTTCCTCTTCCCGCGACGGCTCCCCGCCGACCAGTTGCGGGAGCGGCTGATCGACCGCCTCGAGCGCGATCACGGGATCGGCTACGTCGAGGTCGAACTCACCTCGAAAAAGACGGTCGAGTACCTCGCGGTCGGCAGCCGGCCGGCGGGGATCGGGCCGACGCTCGCGCCGGGGACCGTCGCCGTCGCCGTCAGCGGCGATCCCGCACCGGACGCCAGTCCGGGTGATACCGTCCGCATCTGGGGGCGCGACGGCGGGGACGGAAAGGGCGACAGCGGCGACGAGAACAACGGCACCAGCGGCCCGATGCGGCGGCTCGCCGAGGGCGAACTCCGCGCGACCGCCGGCGACGTGGCGACCGTCGCCGTCGACGCCGACGACGCCGCCGCGCTCGAGCCCGGCGCCGACTATCGGCTCGTCACCCGGCCGGACACCCCCGGGACGGAGCGGGAACTCGTCTCCCTGCTCCGGACGGCCAACGACACCGTGACGACGCTCCCCATCGACGCCGACAGCGGGCTCGCCGGCGAGGCGGTCGGCTCGCTGCCGGTACTGGTTGTCGCCCTCGAGCGGGCCGGCGACGGCGACCCGGTCGCGTTGCCGGCTGCGGACGTTCGACTCGAGGCCGGCGACACCGCCTACGTCCTGGGTCGACCGGACGCGCTGCGGCGCATCGCGGAGACCGAGCGGACCGACGGTGGCGACGGCGACGGCGATGACGGCCGCGACGAGCAGGGTCGCTCTCGAGAGCGAGAGCGAGAGCGGGATCGGACGGCCGAGCCGACCCGAGATCCGACCCGATCGGACTGA
- a CDS encoding NAD-binding protein, giving the protein MVDDGSGRSRLPEDWQRLLSIRVTIVLALTVAVLSVATALVNIQTNVVGGPLAEYVPEAIQSAAAFTGALTGFLMLGSALTLRRGLRAGWWATLLLLPLTAAQGLLQSSQYSMPLVVLSLVTVPVLLLSRKRFTNSLSLTTTQIAAGFALLGVQAYGTIGAYALREDFEGISNILDAFYFTLITSSTVGYGDITPDQGSTEAMLFTMSVLVLGVASFGIAIGALVGPAIQTRITKTLGRMSDSQLELLEDHLLVLGYGELTEPIVDELAANDREFVVVTTDAAADELADRDVPVVTGDPSDEAPLERAKIERAAGILVATNEDARDALAILTARQLAPKTRIVAAATDRENTKKLEHAGADAVISPSLLGGHLLVRSALGGDDSELIDRILENE; this is encoded by the coding sequence ATGGTCGACGACGGGTCGGGACGCTCGCGGTTGCCCGAGGACTGGCAGCGGCTCCTCTCGATTCGCGTGACGATCGTTCTCGCGTTGACCGTCGCCGTGCTCTCGGTCGCGACGGCGCTCGTCAACATCCAGACGAACGTCGTCGGCGGACCGCTGGCCGAGTACGTTCCCGAGGCGATTCAAAGCGCCGCCGCCTTCACCGGCGCGCTGACCGGGTTCCTGATGCTCGGGAGCGCGCTCACGCTCCGGCGGGGCCTCCGCGCGGGCTGGTGGGCCACCCTGCTGTTGCTCCCGTTGACCGCAGCGCAGGGCCTGCTCCAGTCGAGCCAGTATTCGATGCCGCTGGTCGTGCTCTCGCTGGTGACCGTCCCCGTCTTGCTGCTCAGCCGCAAGCGGTTCACCAACTCGCTCTCGCTGACGACGACCCAGATCGCCGCCGGCTTCGCCCTGCTGGGCGTCCAGGCCTACGGTACCATCGGCGCCTACGCGCTCCGCGAGGACTTCGAGGGAATCAGCAACATCCTCGACGCCTTCTACTTCACGCTGATCACCTCGAGCACGGTCGGCTACGGCGACATCACGCCCGATCAGGGCTCGACCGAAGCGATGCTGTTTACGATGTCCGTGCTCGTGCTCGGCGTGGCCAGCTTCGGTATCGCTATCGGGGCGCTGGTCGGCCCGGCGATCCAGACCCGCATCACGAAGACACTCGGACGCATGAGCGACTCACAACTCGAGCTGCTCGAGGATCACCTCCTCGTGCTCGGCTACGGCGAACTGACGGAACCGATCGTCGACGAACTCGCGGCCAACGACCGGGAGTTCGTCGTCGTCACCACCGACGCCGCGGCGGACGAACTCGCGGACCGCGACGTGCCGGTCGTCACCGGCGACCCCAGCGACGAGGCCCCGCTGGAACGGGCGAAGATCGAGCGGGCGGCGGGCATCCTCGTCGCCACGAACGAGGACGCCCGGGACGCGCTGGCGATCCTCACCGCGCGGCAACTCGCGCCGAAGACCCGCATCGTCGCCGCCGCAACGGACCGCGAGAACACGAAGAAACTCGAGCACGCCGGTGCCGACGCGGTGATCAGTCCGTCGCTGCTGGGCGGGCACCTGCTGGTTCGCTCGGCGCTGGGCGGCGACGACTCGGAGCTGATCGACCGCATTCTCGAGAACGAGTAG
- a CDS encoding HPP family protein: MLETLRARLAALARRLRRLERRELDAVLRWLERTRNLLHLSVLVFVPLLIGAVTWLSNATAIVSFLLFPPLASGTYTLFADPEGRYSDPWTFVGGMTVGALCGWVALAVVGELGLHSGTVSAAGAALGIFFTGACTWALDLEEPTAFSTALLVLVTGNARLAYVLGLVVSSAFVAATFVVWRDRFYEQRARYLYRTTSGDDHVLVPMSEGCAASGVDPETVARFAAELAGAHEAGKVVLFETVYQGDDDSSSPAEPDGDERTTETVDAVERLAEELESRYDVPCEVIVAGDDRREPSARLVLQTAREQNCDLIVTPYAEDDRGGLSPFIRGLFDSEIDVIAFRASDGRERWRQVLVPVRGAGDTARAMVDFALRLAGRTQPVGVCTCIKRESRRRRAENTLANLVDAFDGRFDTHVVTEPVARYLSRVDSQYDVVFLGSSTDRSAASRFVSPPTFEKVSDLEADVAIVHRGRRR; the protein is encoded by the coding sequence ATGCTCGAGACGCTGCGAGCGCGACTGGCTGCACTCGCGAGACGACTGCGCCGCCTGGAGCGGCGCGAACTCGACGCTGTCCTGCGGTGGCTCGAACGGACGCGGAACCTGTTGCACCTCTCGGTGCTCGTCTTCGTGCCGCTGCTCATCGGGGCCGTCACGTGGCTCTCGAACGCGACGGCGATCGTTTCCTTCCTCTTGTTCCCGCCGCTGGCTTCCGGAACGTACACCCTCTTCGCCGATCCCGAAGGACGGTACTCGGACCCGTGGACGTTCGTCGGCGGTATGACCGTCGGCGCACTCTGTGGCTGGGTCGCGCTCGCGGTCGTCGGCGAGTTGGGACTCCACAGCGGCACCGTCAGCGCCGCCGGCGCGGCCCTGGGAATCTTCTTCACCGGCGCTTGCACCTGGGCGCTCGACCTCGAGGAACCGACCGCGTTCTCGACCGCGCTGCTGGTGCTCGTAACCGGGAACGCCCGACTGGCCTACGTGCTCGGGCTCGTCGTCTCGAGCGCGTTCGTCGCGGCGACGTTCGTCGTCTGGCGCGATCGGTTCTACGAGCAACGCGCCCGCTACCTCTACCGGACGACCAGCGGCGACGATCACGTGCTCGTGCCGATGAGCGAGGGGTGTGCGGCCTCGGGCGTCGACCCCGAGACGGTGGCCCGCTTCGCCGCCGAACTCGCCGGCGCGCACGAGGCGGGGAAAGTCGTGCTCTTCGAGACGGTCTACCAGGGTGACGACGATTCGTCCTCGCCGGCCGAACCCGACGGCGACGAGCGAACGACCGAAACCGTCGACGCCGTCGAACGGCTCGCCGAGGAACTCGAGTCGCGGTACGACGTCCCCTGCGAGGTCATCGTCGCCGGCGACGACCGGCGCGAGCCGTCGGCGCGGCTCGTCCTCCAGACCGCCAGGGAGCAAAACTGCGACCTCATCGTCACGCCGTACGCCGAAGACGACAGGGGCGGCCTCTCGCCGTTCATCCGGGGACTATTCGACAGCGAGATCGACGTCATCGCCTTCCGCGCGAGCGACGGCCGCGAGCGGTGGCGGCAGGTGCTGGTACCGGTTCGCGGGGCCGGCGACACCGCCCGCGCGATGGTCGACTTCGCGCTGCGACTGGCCGGCCGCACCCAACCCGTCGGCGTCTGTACCTGCATCAAACGCGAATCCAGGCGCCGACGAGCCGAGAACACGCTGGCGAACCTCGTCGACGCCTTCGACGGCCGCTTCGACACCCACGTCGTCACCGAACCCGTCGCGCGGTACCTCTCGCGGGTCGATTCGCAGTACGACGTGGTCTTCCTCGGCTCGAGCACCGACCGGTCGGCCGCCTCGCGGTTCGTCTCGCCGCCGACGTTCGAGAAGGTGAGCGACCTCGAGGCGGACGTGGCGATCGTCCACCGGGGTCGCCGGCGCTAG